The following proteins come from a genomic window of Bradyrhizobium paxllaeri:
- a CDS encoding glutathione peroxidase, with protein sequence MIDRRSVMTAALAAIAAAASNRQSLAQAGMSRITAYAFSFPGLSGGDIRLSEFAGRPILIVNTASLCGYTPQYGGLQELWTEFGGRGLMIVGIPSNDFGGQEPGGATEITATAQNHRVSFPIAAKAVVKGPNAHPFYKWAAEARPKDVPRWNFHKYLIGRDGYIAEVFPESVDPVDTRVKTAIARALAAS encoded by the coding sequence ATGATCGACCGCAGGAGCGTGATGACGGCGGCGCTGGCCGCGATCGCAGCCGCCGCCTCGAACAGGCAATCCCTGGCGCAGGCCGGCATGAGCCGGATCACGGCCTACGCGTTTTCGTTTCCCGGGCTTTCCGGCGGCGACATCAGGCTTTCCGAATTTGCCGGCCGGCCGATCCTGATCGTCAACACCGCTTCGCTTTGCGGCTACACGCCGCAATATGGCGGCCTGCAGGAATTGTGGACAGAATTCGGCGGCCGCGGCCTGATGATCGTCGGCATTCCGTCCAACGATTTCGGCGGCCAGGAGCCGGGCGGCGCGACCGAAATCACCGCAACCGCTCAAAACCACCGCGTCTCTTTCCCGATCGCCGCAAAGGCCGTCGTCAAGGGACCGAACGCTCATCCCTTCTACAAATGGGCGGCGGAGGCGCGGCCGAAGGATGTTCCACGCTGGAACTTCCATAAATACCTGATCGGCCGCGACGGCTACATTGCCGAGGTCTTCCCGGAATCCGTCGACCCCGTGGATACACGGGTGAAAACCGCCATCGCTCGGGCACTGGCTGCTTCCTGA
- a CDS encoding L,D-transpeptidase, which translates to MLTVAGSIATASQADAATMFYWQDSDPSYYRPMPPAQPRKPKVRRPSAKSETAVKETNAKPHGPLIIAVSIEQQKVRVYDANGLFAESPVSTGMKGHSTPMGVFSVIQKHKMHRSNIYSGAPMPYMQRITWSGIALHAGVLPGYPASHGCIRMPTAFAMKMWNWTRMGARVIITPGQITPASISHPLLVAQKVVPQPLIADDPKLDAPAIKSDKGADAGGATRPANASLANSEPSLDLRSTLGHTAPLREQTHTADASSALAAKNAVMSDAAPSAAKAQSVGETANTEAKADPAVASEPAKTEVSAGESVKAEDKLGEVKAEAKPDEINSETPAAAITNAEPAKATAPKVEETRTSESKAPETKAVELNANESKATEKPAESVKAVTDAPAIAPDAKKDPARLPGGEKAAKAEAPRRPGQIAVLVSRKDAKLYVRESFKPQFDVPVTIAPGDRPLGTHVFTAEADKTDPNLLRWSVVSLPAARNAAPVSEDERPARRRLAGGSPAEAKPLPAQNSPAEALDRITIPQDALVRIAEVLTTGGSIIVSDHSINQGGETGEGTDFIVPLRAVRP; encoded by the coding sequence ATGTTGACCGTGGCCGGCTCTATTGCCACCGCTTCCCAGGCGGATGCCGCGACCATGTTCTACTGGCAGGATTCCGATCCGAGCTATTATCGGCCGATGCCGCCGGCGCAGCCGCGCAAGCCAAAGGTGCGCCGGCCGTCGGCCAAGTCTGAGACGGCCGTCAAGGAAACCAACGCCAAGCCGCATGGGCCGCTGATCATCGCGGTCTCGATCGAGCAGCAGAAGGTCCGCGTTTACGACGCCAACGGGTTGTTCGCCGAAAGCCCGGTATCGACGGGCATGAAGGGGCATTCAACCCCGATGGGCGTGTTCAGCGTCATCCAGAAGCACAAGATGCACCGCTCCAATATCTACAGCGGCGCACCGATGCCTTACATGCAGCGCATCACCTGGTCGGGCATTGCGCTGCATGCCGGCGTGCTGCCGGGCTATCCGGCATCGCACGGCTGCATCCGCATGCCGACGGCCTTTGCCATGAAGATGTGGAACTGGACCAGGATGGGCGCGCGCGTGATCATCACGCCCGGCCAGATCACGCCGGCCAGTATTTCGCACCCCTTGCTGGTGGCGCAGAAGGTCGTGCCGCAGCCGCTGATCGCCGATGATCCCAAGCTCGATGCGCCCGCGATCAAGAGCGACAAGGGCGCGGACGCCGGCGGCGCGACCAGGCCGGCGAATGCCAGCCTGGCGAACTCGGAGCCGAGTCTCGATCTTCGATCGACGCTTGGACACACGGCCCCGTTGCGCGAACAGACCCACACCGCGGATGCCAGCAGCGCGCTGGCGGCGAAGAACGCGGTCATGTCCGATGCAGCGCCGTCTGCAGCCAAGGCGCAGTCGGTTGGCGAGACCGCGAACACGGAAGCAAAGGCTGACCCTGCCGTGGCGAGCGAGCCCGCGAAGACCGAGGTTTCCGCAGGCGAGAGCGTCAAGGCCGAGGACAAGCTCGGCGAGGTGAAAGCTGAAGCGAAACCGGACGAAATAAATAGCGAGACGCCCGCGGCGGCCATTACCAATGCGGAGCCTGCCAAGGCGACAGCGCCGAAGGTCGAGGAAACCAGGACTTCCGAATCCAAGGCTCCCGAAACCAAGGCCGTTGAACTCAACGCGAATGAATCGAAGGCCACCGAAAAGCCGGCAGAGTCCGTCAAGGCGGTCACCGATGCACCGGCCATTGCACCTGACGCGAAGAAAGATCCGGCGCGTCTGCCCGGCGGGGAAAAGGCTGCCAAGGCAGAAGCGCCCCGGCGCCCTGGCCAGATCGCCGTGCTGGTCAGCCGCAAGGACGCCAAGCTCTACGTCCGCGAAAGCTTCAAGCCGCAATTCGACGTTCCAGTGACAATCGCGCCGGGCGACCGGCCGCTGGGCACGCATGTATTCACTGCGGAAGCCGACAAGACCGATCCCAATCTGCTGCGCTGGTCGGTGGTGTCGCTGCCTGCGGCGCGCAACGCTGCTCCAGTCAGCGAGGACGAACGTCCTGCGCGGCGCAGGCTGGCCGGCGGTTCACCCGCCGAAGCGAAGCCGCTGCCGGCGCAGAACAGCCCGGCCGAGGCGCTGGACCGCATCACGATCCCGCAGGACGCGCTCGTTCGGATCGCGGAGGTGCTGACCACCGGCGGATCGATCATTGTGTCCGATCACAGCATCAACCAGGGCGGCGAAACCGGCGAAGGCACCGATTTCATCGTCCCTCTGCGCGCGGTCCGGCCATAA
- a CDS encoding CreA family protein — translation MTSKAVVKCDKKWEILALVVLALTVWQASPASAADEPDLIFRRSTVFKWLSPNDKLATYAVDDPEVDGVACHFTVPEKGGFKGWLGLAEEVSDISLACRQIGPVKFKHKLEQGDDMFRQRRSLFFKKMQIVRGCDAKRNVLVYMVYSDRLIEGSPKNSTSSVPIMPWGATEAGVQKCGEFFQ, via the coding sequence ATGACATCCAAGGCCGTCGTTAAGTGTGACAAGAAGTGGGAAATTTTGGCCTTGGTGGTGTTGGCGCTGACAGTGTGGCAGGCATCCCCGGCGTCGGCCGCTGATGAGCCCGACCTGATCTTTCGCCGTTCGACGGTGTTCAAATGGCTGAGCCCGAACGACAAGCTTGCGACCTACGCCGTCGACGACCCTGAAGTCGACGGGGTCGCCTGTCACTTCACCGTGCCGGAAAAGGGCGGCTTCAAGGGCTGGCTCGGGCTTGCCGAGGAGGTCTCGGACATCTCGCTGGCCTGCCGCCAGATCGGCCCCGTCAAGTTCAAGCACAAGCTGGAGCAGGGCGACGACATGTTTCGCCAGCGCCGCTCGCTGTTCTTCAAGAAGATGCAGATCGTTCGCGGCTGCGATGCCAAGCGCAACGTGCTGGTCTACATGGTCTATTCGGACAGGCTGATCGAAGGCTCACCCAAGAACTCGACCTCCTCGGTGCCGATCATGCCCTGGGGGGCGACCGAGGCCGGGGTTCAGAAATGCGGTGAATTCTTCCAGTAA
- a CDS encoding nuclear transport factor 2 family protein produces MLPFVVSPASAAEPGSEEANKKAVLEFYDAALNRKDFDAAAKYFGPHYIQHNPTAPDGIEGFKNFLGFLREKFPDSRSEIKRVFADGDHVILHVHSVREKGTRGRAIVDIFRLENGKIVEHWDVVQEIPEKAANTNGMF; encoded by the coding sequence ATGTTGCCGTTCGTCGTGTCGCCAGCCTCAGCCGCCGAGCCGGGGAGTGAGGAAGCCAACAAGAAGGCGGTGCTCGAATTCTACGATGCGGCGCTCAACCGGAAAGACTTCGACGCTGCCGCGAAGTATTTCGGGCCACACTATATCCAGCACAATCCGACGGCGCCTGACGGCATCGAGGGCTTCAAGAACTTCCTTGGGTTCCTGAGAGAGAAATTTCCGGACTCCCGCAGCGAGATCAAGCGCGTTTTTGCCGACGGCGACCATGTGATCCTTCACGTCCACAGCGTACGCGAGAAGGGTACGCGCGGCCGCGCCATCGTCGACATTTTCCGGCTCGAGAACGGCAAGATCGTCGAGCACTGGGACGTCGTGCAGGAAATTCCGGAGAAGGCCGCCAACACCAACGGGATGTTCTAG
- a CDS encoding DUF6719 family protein — MKASAALVLLLLATPALAQTVSREQDIVDLRLGQRVLVDDGSCPAGQIKEVQGSQMTTSGVVRTRKCIQRLGTKRR, encoded by the coding sequence ATGAAAGCCTCCGCCGCCCTCGTCCTGTTGTTGCTCGCCACGCCTGCGCTCGCGCAAACGGTCTCGCGCGAGCAGGACATCGTCGACCTCAGGCTCGGCCAGCGCGTCCTGGTCGATGACGGATCGTGCCCGGCCGGACAGATCAAGGAAGTCCAGGGCTCGCAGATGACGACGTCAGGCGTCGTGCGCACGCGCAAATGCATCCAGCGGCTCGGAACGAAGCGGCGCTAG
- a CDS encoding PLP-dependent aminotransferase family protein: MRKIPTNSPPSRRKAELALDLSGPHVTPGASSQHRLYQALCHAITGGIAKPGEPLPPSRTLAKQTGFRRNAVTSAYERLIADGFAVATVGSGTFVAARIPAPANEARKKKIAIEPQQQGPLALGCTHIDERALQRFRAFAGRRMRAFGTEHLHYGDPRGSHELRAAIADHLLSARGLRCDPDQIMLTSGTQHGLRIVLSAILKVGDQIWCEDPGYPAARRAIGHCGLRPVAVPVDTSGMIVAKGRALAAAAGAAYVTPSHQFPLGVQMSMTRRLELLDWARDAGAFVIEDDYDSEFRYDGAPLLSLAGIDHLSRVIYMGTFAKTLFPGLRIGYCALPERLVGPVTTARAALDRFPGTLLEGAVADMLNSGAFAANLRKVRGIYREARDVLASTLSAASQGQLSVPVPSQGLHLVARFDSATDPLVAAKAKADAGVAGWLLAETYFRARPLPGFVLGFAGHKLPQLVASAERLAKSSLAALQATRNPHGTGRAKQRKAAG, translated from the coding sequence ATGCGAAAAATTCCGACCAATTCTCCGCCGTCCCGCCGCAAGGCCGAGCTCGCGCTCGATCTCTCCGGCCCTCACGTGACGCCGGGCGCCTCCTCCCAGCACCGGCTCTATCAGGCGCTGTGCCACGCCATCACCGGCGGGATCGCAAAGCCCGGCGAGCCGCTGCCGCCGTCGCGCACGCTGGCCAAGCAGACCGGTTTTCGCCGCAACGCCGTCACCTCGGCCTATGAGCGGCTGATCGCGGATGGTTTTGCCGTGGCCACCGTCGGCTCCGGCACCTTCGTCGCCGCGCGCATCCCCGCCCCGGCCAACGAGGCGCGCAAGAAGAAGATCGCAATCGAGCCGCAGCAGCAGGGCCCGCTGGCGCTCGGCTGCACGCATATTGACGAGCGGGCGCTGCAACGCTTCCGGGCGTTCGCCGGCCGGCGCATGCGCGCCTTCGGCACCGAGCACCTTCACTATGGCGACCCGCGCGGCAGCCATGAACTCCGCGCCGCCATTGCGGACCACCTGCTGTCGGCGCGCGGGCTGCGCTGCGATCCCGACCAGATCATGCTGACCTCGGGAACGCAGCATGGCTTACGGATCGTGCTCAGCGCGATCCTCAAGGTTGGCGATCAGATCTGGTGCGAGGATCCCGGCTATCCCGCCGCGCGACGAGCGATCGGACATTGCGGCCTGCGTCCCGTCGCCGTGCCGGTCGATACTTCAGGCATGATCGTCGCCAAAGGCCGGGCGCTCGCTGCTGCGGCGGGCGCGGCCTACGTGACCCCGTCGCACCAGTTTCCGCTGGGCGTGCAGATGTCGATGACGCGGCGGCTGGAATTGCTCGACTGGGCCAGGGACGCCGGCGCCTTCGTGATCGAGGACGATTACGACAGCGAGTTTCGATACGACGGCGCGCCACTGCTGTCGCTTGCCGGCATCGATCACCTCTCACGCGTGATCTACATGGGCACGTTTGCCAAGACCTTGTTTCCGGGATTGCGCATCGGCTATTGCGCCCTGCCCGAGCGCCTCGTCGGACCGGTGACGACAGCCCGCGCCGCGCTCGACCGCTTTCCCGGCACGCTGCTGGAAGGCGCGGTGGCGGACATGCTGAATTCCGGCGCGTTCGCCGCCAACCTGCGCAAGGTGCGCGGGATCTACCGCGAAGCGCGCGACGTGCTGGCCTCGACGCTGTCGGCGGCGTCGCAGGGACAGCTCTCGGTGCCCGTGCCCTCGCAGGGCCTGCATCTGGTCGCGCGGTTCGATTCCGCGACCGATCCGCTGGTTGCCGCCAAGGCAAAGGCGGATGCCGGTGTCGCGGGCTGGCTGTTGGCAGAAACCTATTTTCGCGCGCGGCCATTGCCGGGCTTTGTGCTGGGATTTGCCGGCCACAAGCTGCCGCAACTGGTCGCCTCGGCCGAGCGGCTGGCGAAATCATCGCTGGCCGCCTTGCAGGCAACTCGCAATCCGCATGGAACCGGTCGAGCCAAGCAGCGGAAGGCCGCGGGCTGA
- a CDS encoding pyridoxamine 5'-phosphate oxidase family protein, giving the protein MTDAVTIDAYPLSPRNQVKRRHDRGFYDHATVHRLLDASMLCHVSYVIDGQPYCTPTFFWREGSKLYWHGSSASRMLRNQSEGERVCLTVAHLDSLVLARCGFNHSADYRAVMAFGTAYLVTDPVEKERALVAMVDRFFPDRTASLRQSTVQEIKATSVIAMEIEQASAKIRSKGVADDDEDYELPIYAERIPVRTVLGRPEPCPRLLDGVERPASLGAYSEGRLLEDALRDAHFVHYAGG; this is encoded by the coding sequence GTGACCGACGCCGTGACCATCGATGCGTATCCGTTATCGCCGCGAAACCAGGTGAAGCGGCGCCACGATCGCGGCTTCTACGACCATGCCACGGTCCATCGCCTGCTCGACGCCTCGATGCTGTGCCACGTCTCCTATGTGATCGACGGTCAGCCCTATTGCACGCCGACCTTCTTCTGGCGGGAGGGCAGCAAGCTGTACTGGCATGGCAGCAGCGCCAGCCGCATGCTGCGCAACCAGTCCGAAGGCGAGCGGGTCTGCCTCACGGTGGCGCATCTCGACAGCCTGGTGCTGGCCCGCTGCGGTTTCAACCATTCGGCGGACTACCGCGCCGTGATGGCGTTCGGCACCGCCTATCTCGTCACCGATCCGGTCGAGAAGGAACGCGCGCTGGTCGCGATGGTCGACCGCTTCTTTCCTGATCGCACCGCGAGCTTAAGACAAAGCACGGTGCAAGAGATCAAGGCGACGTCGGTCATCGCGATGGAGATCGAGCAGGCGTCCGCCAAGATCAGGTCGAAGGGCGTCGCCGACGACGATGAGGACTACGAATTGCCGATCTATGCGGAGCGAATTCCGGTGCGCACCGTACTGGGGCGGCCGGAACCCTGTCCGCGGCTTCTCGACGGCGTCGAACGCCCGGCGTCGCTCGGTGCCTATTCGGAAGGCCGCCTGCTCGAAGATGCATTGCGGGATGCGCATTTTGTGCATTACGCCGGCGGCTGA
- a CDS encoding ArgE/DapE family deacylase: MTTDTQQRILDAVDAGFDAQLATTRDFVAIPSTRGAEGPCQDMIGDLLRQRGYEVDDWHINVEDLKDLRGFGPIEHDFSKARTVVGTYRPSSNAGKSLILQGHCDVVPAGPLDMWETPPFSPTIKDGKMYGRGACDMKSGTIGALYALDAIKAAGLKPTARIHFQSVIEEESTGVGALSTLQRGYRADACFIPEPTGETMVRSQVGVIWFRLKVRGFPVHVFEAGAGANAIMAAYHLIHALQKLEADWNERAKADRHFKAVSHPLNFNPGIIKGGDWASSVPAWCDVDCRIAVLPGWSIAECQKEILACVSAAARDHRFLSNNPPQVEWSGFLSEGYELVNSAEPEAAFAKAFGAVYGGVVPDRAFTALTDTRFYGLNYNIPSLCFGAKGAAMHGFNEYVELDSLRKSTKATALFIAEWCGVEKA, encoded by the coding sequence ATGACGACCGATACGCAACAAAGAATCCTCGACGCCGTTGACGCCGGCTTTGACGCGCAACTGGCGACGACGCGGGATTTCGTTGCGATCCCCTCGACCCGCGGCGCCGAGGGACCATGCCAGGACATGATCGGCGACCTGCTGCGGCAACGTGGCTATGAGGTCGACGACTGGCATATCAATGTCGAGGATTTGAAGGACCTGCGCGGCTTCGGCCCGATCGAACATGATTTTTCCAAAGCGCGAACGGTGGTCGGTACTTACCGGCCGTCCAGTAATGCCGGCAAATCGCTGATCCTGCAGGGTCACTGCGACGTCGTTCCCGCAGGTCCCCTCGACATGTGGGAAACGCCGCCGTTCTCTCCGACCATCAAGGACGGCAAGATGTATGGCCGCGGCGCCTGCGACATGAAGTCCGGCACCATCGGCGCGCTCTATGCCCTGGACGCGATCAAGGCCGCGGGACTGAAGCCGACGGCGCGCATCCATTTCCAGTCCGTGATCGAGGAGGAGAGCACCGGCGTCGGCGCACTCTCGACCCTGCAGCGCGGCTATCGCGCGGACGCCTGCTTCATTCCGGAGCCGACGGGCGAGACCATGGTGCGCTCGCAGGTCGGCGTGATCTGGTTTCGCCTGAAGGTGCGCGGCTTCCCGGTGCACGTGTTCGAGGCTGGCGCCGGCGCCAACGCGATCATGGCGGCCTATCATCTGATCCACGCCCTGCAAAAGCTCGAGGCCGACTGGAACGAGCGCGCCAAGGCCGACCGCCATTTCAAGGCAGTCAGCCATCCGCTCAATTTCAATCCGGGCATCATCAAGGGCGGCGACTGGGCCTCGAGCGTGCCGGCCTGGTGCGATGTCGATTGTCGCATCGCGGTCCTGCCGGGCTGGTCGATTGCCGAATGCCAAAAAGAGATTCTGGCCTGCGTCTCGGCGGCGGCGCGCGATCATCGTTTCCTCTCCAACAACCCGCCGCAGGTGGAATGGTCGGGCTTCCTGTCGGAAGGATATGAATTGGTGAACTCGGCCGAGCCGGAGGCCGCATTCGCAAAAGCGTTCGGCGCCGTCTATGGCGGCGTGGTGCCGGACCGAGCGTTCACCGCGCTGACCGACACGCGGTTCTACGGCTTGAACTACAACATCCCAAGCCTGTGCTTCGGCGCCAAAGGCGCGGCGATGCACGGCTTCAACGAGTATGTCGAATTGGATTCGCTGCGGAAGTCGACGAAAGCGACCGCGCTGTTCATCGCGGAATGGTGTGGGGTGGAGAAGGCTTGA
- a CDS encoding cobalamin-binding protein gives MRQFPPRRIVCLTEETVETLYLLGEQDRIVGVSGYAVRPPQVRREKPRVSAFISADIPKILALEPDLVLAFSDLQADIVADLVRAGIAIHVFNQRDIAGILAMIRTLGAIVGATERADQLAGDLEQRLTRIAATPRPAPKPKVYFEEWDDPLISGIGWVSELIEIAGGDDALPKLRFQQAAKDRIIPPDLVRDTAPDVILASWCGKKVVPDRIRQRPGWSDIPAVRNNRIVEIKSTIILQPGPAALTDGLDAIVKALWDSPVS, from the coding sequence ATGCGCCAGTTCCCGCCCCGCCGTATCGTCTGCCTGACCGAAGAGACCGTGGAGACGTTGTACCTTCTCGGCGAGCAGGACCGCATCGTCGGCGTCTCCGGCTATGCGGTGCGGCCGCCGCAGGTCCGTCGCGAGAAGCCGCGGGTTTCGGCCTTCATCTCCGCAGACATTCCGAAGATTTTGGCGCTTGAGCCGGATCTCGTGCTGGCCTTCTCCGATCTGCAGGCTGACATCGTCGCCGATCTGGTGCGCGCAGGCATCGCCATCCACGTCTTCAACCAGCGCGACATCGCCGGCATCCTCGCGATGATCCGCACGCTCGGCGCCATCGTTGGCGCGACAGAACGAGCCGATCAACTCGCGGGCGATCTTGAACAGCGCCTTACGCGGATCGCTGCAACGCCCCGGCCCGCGCCCAAGCCAAAAGTCTATTTCGAGGAATGGGACGATCCCCTGATCTCCGGCATCGGCTGGGTGTCCGAGCTGATCGAGATTGCCGGCGGCGACGACGCACTGCCGAAGTTACGGTTTCAGCAGGCGGCCAAGGACCGGATCATTCCGCCCGATCTGGTGCGCGACACCGCGCCTGATGTGATCCTCGCGTCATGGTGCGGCAAGAAGGTTGTGCCCGATCGCATTCGGCAGCGTCCGGGCTGGAGCGATATCCCGGCGGTGCGCAACAACCGCATCGTCGAGATCAAGTCGACGATCATCCTGCAGCCCGGACCGGCGGCGCTAACGGACGGGCTGGATGCGATCGTGAAGGCGTTGTGGGATTCGCCGGTTTCGTAG
- a CDS encoding PaaI family thioesterase — protein sequence MTPLEKIQSMKMPFAELKGVTFTEAGMDRVVAKMLVRPDLCTLRNTIHGGAVMAFADSVGAAATVINLPADAKGTTTIESKTNFIGGAKEGSTVIATATPVHRGRRTQVWQMRLETEDGKLVAVVTQTQMVL from the coding sequence ATGACGCCGCTCGAAAAGATCCAGTCGATGAAGATGCCGTTTGCGGAGCTGAAGGGTGTGACCTTCACGGAGGCCGGAATGGATCGGGTGGTAGCGAAGATGCTGGTGCGGCCGGATCTCTGCACGCTGCGGAATACGATTCACGGTGGCGCCGTCATGGCATTTGCGGATTCGGTCGGTGCCGCGGCGACCGTGATCAATCTGCCTGCGGACGCCAAGGGCACGACCACGATCGAGAGCAAGACCAATTTCATCGGCGGCGCCAAGGAAGGTTCGACCGTGATCGCCACTGCCACGCCGGTGCATCGGGGGCGCCGTACCCAAGTCTGGCAGATGCGGCTGGAAACCGAGGACGGCAAGCTGGTCGCGGTCGTGACGCAGACGCAGATGGTGCTGTAG
- a CDS encoding phenylacetaldoxime dehydratase family protein — translation MESAIPAHLQTARTRHRRVGDDYAPPYPSFVARHKPSVTRVVMAYFGLQTRGTPSIAAEQALARLVSEFAAADGPSHWDRARYIDEAGFTNVVTVAYWDDRQAFDRWFPAARGRWTGRERTNDGFGTFIEALYPSVEGYETLFSSLDRPEGVAVLADGMSGEVLEHAYWGGMRDRIPLSQTSEMAPSGSARAVRDGARVRIIPHDNVCLIRSGQDWGDTEAAERKMYLGDVEPVLREGMDFLRDQGRSIGCYANRYMTVIGRDGAATEKSYGMSWWKSLSALERWAESHPTHVRIFGAAMKYLSTLGPAAKLRLYHEVTVARADEQLFEYVDCHPQTGMLNAVEAA, via the coding sequence ATGGAATCCGCGATCCCTGCACATCTGCAAACCGCACGAACGCGCCATCGCCGTGTCGGCGACGATTATGCGCCACCCTACCCGTCCTTCGTGGCGCGGCACAAACCGAGCGTCACGCGCGTGGTGATGGCCTATTTCGGCCTCCAGACCCGCGGCACGCCATCGATCGCCGCCGAGCAGGCGCTGGCCCGGCTAGTGTCAGAGTTCGCGGCCGCGGATGGTCCATCGCATTGGGACCGTGCGCGCTATATCGACGAAGCCGGTTTCACCAACGTCGTCACGGTCGCCTATTGGGACGACCGGCAAGCATTCGACCGCTGGTTTCCGGCCGCGCGCGGGCGCTGGACCGGCAGGGAGCGAACGAACGACGGGTTCGGCACCTTCATCGAGGCGCTTTATCCTTCCGTGGAGGGCTATGAGACGCTGTTCTCTTCCCTCGACCGGCCCGAAGGCGTCGCCGTTCTCGCCGACGGCATGAGCGGCGAGGTGTTGGAGCACGCCTATTGGGGCGGCATGCGCGACCGTATCCCGTTGTCGCAAACCAGCGAGATGGCGCCTTCAGGCTCGGCCCGCGCCGTTCGCGACGGCGCGCGCGTCCGGATCATTCCGCACGATAATGTCTGCCTGATCCGCTCCGGCCAGGACTGGGGCGACACCGAAGCCGCCGAGCGCAAGATGTATCTCGGCGATGTCGAGCCGGTGCTGCGCGAGGGCATGGATTTCCTGCGCGACCAGGGCCGTTCAATCGGCTGCTACGCCAACCGTTACATGACGGTGATTGGCCGCGACGGCGCGGCGACCGAAAAGTCCTACGGCATGAGTTGGTGGAAAAGCCTGTCGGCGCTCGAACGCTGGGCTGAATCGCACCCGACCCATGTCAGGATTTTCGGCGCCGCCATGAAATATTTGTCAACGCTCGGGCCGGCCGCAAAGCTGCGGCTCTACCACGAGGTCACCGTCGCCCGCGCCGACGAGCAGCTTTTCGAATATGTGGATTGCCATCCGCAAACCGGAATGCTGAACGCGGTAGAGGCAGCGTAG
- a CDS encoding carbon-nitrogen hydrolase family protein, with protein MGLVHQKYKVAVVQAAPVFLDLDATIDKTIALIEEASAKGARLIAFPETFIPGYPWQIWLGAPAWAIGRGFVQRYFDNSLAFDSPQAEKIRQAVKRAKLTAVLGLSERDGGSLYIAQWLIGPDGETIAKRRKLRPTHAERTVFGEGDGSDLAVHYRADVGRLGALCCWEHLQPLSKFAMYAQNEQVHVGAWPSFSLYDPFAHALGHEVNNAASKVYAVEGSCFFLGPCAVVSQAMIDELCDSPEKHAFLHAGGGHAVIYGPDGSPLAEKLPPDQEGILYADIDLGMIGVAKNAADPAGHYSRPDVTRLLLNNKRANRVEHFSLPVDAEVMSEIRLQA; from the coding sequence ATGGGTCTGGTTCATCAGAAGTACAAGGTGGCGGTGGTTCAGGCGGCGCCGGTCTTTCTCGATCTCGACGCAACCATCGACAAGACCATTGCCCTGATCGAGGAAGCTTCCGCGAAAGGTGCCAGGCTGATCGCCTTTCCCGAAACCTTCATTCCCGGATATCCGTGGCAGATCTGGCTCGGCGCGCCGGCCTGGGCGATCGGCCGCGGCTTTGTGCAACGCTACTTCGACAACTCGCTCGCCTTCGACAGTCCGCAGGCGGAAAAGATCCGCCAGGCCGTGAAGCGCGCCAAACTGACCGCGGTGCTCGGCCTGTCCGAACGCGACGGCGGCAGCCTCTATATCGCGCAATGGCTGATAGGGCCCGACGGCGAGACCATCGCCAAGCGCCGGAAACTGCGGCCCACTCACGCCGAGCGCACCGTGTTCGGCGAAGGCGACGGCAGCGATCTCGCAGTTCACTATCGCGCCGATGTTGGACGGCTTGGTGCGCTGTGCTGCTGGGAGCACCTGCAGCCGCTGTCGAAATTCGCGATGTATGCCCAGAACGAGCAGGTGCATGTCGGCGCATGGCCGAGCTTTTCGCTGTACGATCCGTTCGCACACGCGCTCGGCCATGAGGTCAACAACGCCGCCAGCAAGGTCTATGCGGTCGAGGGCTCCTGCTTCTTCCTGGGTCCCTGCGCGGTCGTCTCGCAGGCGATGATCGATGAACTCTGCGACTCCCCCGAAAAGCACGCCTTCCTGCATGCCGGCGGCGGCCACGCCGTGATCTACGGGCCGGACGGCAGCCCGCTTGCCGAGAAGCTTCCGCCGGACCAGGAAGGTATTCTGTATGCCGACATCGATCTCGGCATGATCGGGGTGGCGAAGAACGCGGCCGATCCGGCCGGGCATTATTCGCGGCCCGACGTCACGCGGCTGTTGCTCAACAACAAGCGCGCCAACCGCGTCGAGCATTTCTCGCTGCCCGTCGATGCCGAGGTCATGAGCGAAATCAGGCTGCAGGCCTGA